A segment of the Corylus avellana chromosome ca2, CavTom2PMs-1.0 genome:
atctcatatttaATTATACTATactacatcaatttgtaaaatatatttataatccAAACATTCCAATTTGTAGTGACATAATGATATTATTggtcttgaaaaaaataaatagagggtgtccaaaaaactaaaaaaaaaattgtccctaTAATTATGGCCCGGTGAACCTCATAATTAAGTCTTCCTATGTCCTGCCCAATTCACTTACCATTCATTTCTTTTCCAAACTCTTAACTTTATCTTTAAACGTGATTCATGATTTTCCAAACTCTTAACTTTATCTTTAAACGTGATTCATGAGGAATTACACTATTACTGTATCATTTTAAGGGAAAATGCTTGGGTCCTACAGCTTTTATTAACAATAGTGTGCACTCGTGCATGTCCCGAAAGGATCCGGCTTATAAATAACaatatgtatgttgtagtttaaacaacggtcaagattaaatttttcaaaatctttttttattttctctttcttactAAAAGCTTATCAAAGTAAGTCAattttgagattcaatcttaaccgttgcttACATTATAGCGTATATACTGTTATTTTAGGATCCGGTTTACATTTAATAATAGCATGTATGCTGGAGTAAAAgtaacggttaagattgaatctttcaaaatctctctttattttctctctcctattaaaagtaaaagtaacGGTTTAACTTTGAAATTTAATCTTAACCGTTGCTTTTACTACAGCTAGCATACAAGCTGTTATTAAAGCCGAATCTGTTTTtctaataacagcatgtaagccagatccgtccaaaaaacaatttcttcCATTGCATGACAgaatttaatatcattaatgcACCTAATGACATGTCATTTAAAGTATTTAACATGGCATGGAAACATACTTATCTAGTGATTGAGGGGGTGaagaataggatcctctctaatTCATATGAACTAAATAATATCTAcagaggtatttttgtttttttattttttgaggtgacaaaaatacttttttaaaaaaaattaaagagatatTATCAacttcaaatgaattggagagaaCCCTAATTTCAAGACACCAAGGGTATCTATCTTACCAGATGGCAAGAGAATCCAAAGCAAGCTCGGGGTCTGGGAGCAGCCCAGCAACCAAGACCAGAATCTGATAGTACCACGTTTCCAAACACAGCATAACGGCCGACGCCGACGACAATTTCAGGAAATCCCAGAGCCCAGAAAATGCCTGCATACTCAAGCCATTCCACGTCAGCTTACAGTTGCCGCTCACCAAGATATACACCAACTGCGCCACCACAATTATCCACCACGACAGGCTCAGCACCAACGACGAGCCGATCAACCCCATGCCCAGTTTGTACACCGCCACCCAGCTCAGCAGCAGGTGCACCACAAGCGTCGCCGCCGATATGTACGCACTGGGGGCCACAATGCTCTGGGATTGGAGGAATTTTTGTATGGGGAAGTTCACAGCGTAAGCAAATATTTGCGGAATGAGTCCGTAGACGAAAACTGCTGCTGCGGACGCCACAGCCGTTGATTCACCTAGTAAGAGCAGTATAGGCTCTGATAGGACGTAGATCACCGTCACTGGAATGCCAGTCAAAGTCAGCACGATCGTTGCTCTTTGCAGATAAACGCCTAGCATTTCATACCTGTGGGCTCCATATGCCTGCCCACATAGAGTCTCTACCGCGCTTCCCATGCCCAACTACACAACCAAATCAAACACACATTAAtaattcattattaattttttatttttactgccGGCCACTTcatcaaaatgagaaatgatatacCATGAGGCCGTAGGCGAAGAGTTGGATGCCGCTGTTGCCAAGAGAGGCGGCGGCGAGCTCAAGATTGCCGAGGTGGCCGGCGAAGACTCGGGTGGACAAGGACATTAAGTTGTTGATCATGTAGACGAAGACCGCTGGTGCGGCGAGGCGGAAGAGGATCTTCAGTTCGACGAAGGTGGCCAATCGGAGGCGCTTGAGACGCGGCAACTTTGTATCCAAGAGCACCTTTTCTAGCCGCGAGTCCACTACATGGGGGCCAGAAGAGATGGGTTCCGGTTCGAGCGGCTGCGCTTGGTCAGAGGCTAAGATGGGTTGGTGGAGGTGATCATGATGATCATCTTGGGAGAAGGCCATGGCTGATCGGTGATCAGCGGCGGTGAGGTGGTGGCtggttgatgatgatgagtaaGGAGATAAGAGGTGGAAAATGGGTTAAGATTTATGACGCGTTGCATAAATGCATGAGAATCAAGAGATATATGGTCCCCTTCCTTTACAGCTTGAAAAGAGAATTTAGGGAATAAATTTCGTAAGAGCTTTGGTGGGAAGTCTTTGCCTTTTGCTGATGCTTCATGGCCGATGCGTGCGTACGTGTATCGATCCAATGCTTGCCCTCATCTACTTTGTAATCTTGCTGGAGGGTATTTGTATCCACTTACtgtaaatcaatcattagagaataattattattattagtgttacgtcagtaaaataaaattaaaaaaatgagataaattaaatcatcataCCTTGAGGAATAAATCTTAATATTATACGTAACATATTCCGTATTACCTACGTGtttttgtgtacgtgtgtgtaTTGACTTGTTCTTAATTTtggtaaatattaaattaaacagCTTCAAATTTTGTTGGTTCAATTAagatgggtatatatatattaagagcaCTCATAGCAGTttcaccaaaaccattttttggttattttggtaatgtaatttaacaaaaatggcTTAAATCTCTACTTTTCAGACTCACtactttaataaaacaaatatatatatatatagtgaagtGAATAAtactcaccaaatataaaaagtacTGCTCACTCActtattgattaaacaactcatttctctctttcttttttgctttttgtttctcactcttcctttaatagttaaaaataaacaaataaacaaatctttgaaaagaatatttaaatggaatagtgaaagttgaaTGTTAAAATAGTAAGGCTACTGGGGTGCTCTAAAAAAACTGAgttgttaaaatagaaaaaatatatatatatacttttggttattttgatgagtaaaatttggtgaggctgTTAAGAATACTCTAATTAAGGGTAATtactttaaacccctgaattaccacgcgatttaaCAAgctctcaaacttcaaaacctctcaatttggagacctctgaactttcaattgcagtcaatttaaacctctctgtcagatttagccgtttaaaatttgacagagctgttcaaattgattgcaattgaaagttcagaggttcaaattgaaagatATTGAAGTTTGGAAAGATTTTCAAATTGCTTGATAATTTAAtggtataaaataaaattaccccTATTAATTAACTTTCTACGCGACTGGAAGATTAGATTTGGAGGCCAAAAGATCATTGAAAGTTTGTGTGATAGCAAGCAATTATGACATCATGCCGCATGAGCTGTACGTGATAAACATTCATGCTGGATAAAACATGTTAGTTGTCTGTACTACATTCATGATTCGATCTTCTCGATAggactgcattttttttttatcccccCTCTATCCCCATTTGTTGTGGGAAAAACCCAcctaattaatttgtaaagtGTAAAAGAATGAGAGTGTGCGTACGACGACTCCTAGTTTGCTCAGACCAGTGGGATATAGTTAATTtgctcaccaaaaaaaaaaaaaaaagggaaaaaagaatcCTTGGAATAGTGTTAGATTTTTGGTATGGATAGTTAGCTGAGAGTGATGAGATGGCCGCCATTGATTGTCAGTGAGTTGGGTAAGAAGCTAGAGGTAACATTAATATACTTGCCAACCGTCATTCGTTGATCTTAAGCCTTTCTTTAAAATGACATGCACCTAAATTGTATGCTAAGCTTGATTAGGAATTTGGCTTTCTGAGTTGAGGGGTAAACGCGCGCATCTGAAAAGGAAACCAGCCAAAAGGCTGCATAGATAACTCTCGTGCTTCCATAGTACTCCCATGCATTTccattctcttctc
Coding sequences within it:
- the LOC132170539 gene encoding protein DETOXIFICATION 40-like codes for the protein MAFSQDDHHDHLHQPILASDQAQPLEPEPISSGPHVVDSRLEKVLLDTKLPRLKRLRLATFVELKILFRLAAPAVFVYMINNLMSLSTRVFAGHLGNLELAAASLGNSGIQLFAYGLMLGMGSAVETLCGQAYGAHRYEMLGVYLQRATIVLTLTGIPVTVIYVLSEPILLLLGESTAVASAAAVFVYGLIPQIFAYAVNFPIQKFLQSQSIVAPSAYISAATLVVHLLLSWVAVYKLGMGLIGSSLVLSLSWWIIVVAQLVYILVSGNCKLTWNGLSMQAFSGLWDFLKLSSASAVMLCLETWYYQILVLVAGLLPDPELALDSLAICMAINGLVFMVSVGFNAAASVRVSNELGAGHPKSAAFSVVVVNVVSFIIAVMEAVVVLALRHVISYAFTSGETVADAVSDLCPFLAVTLILNGVQPVLSGVAVGCGWQAFVAYVNVGCYYGVGIPLGCLLGFKFDLGAKGIWSGMIGGTLMQTAILLWITFRTDWNKEVETARRRLDKWEDKEPLMNS